A region of Massilia sp. WG5 DNA encodes the following proteins:
- the bioA gene encoding adenosylmethionine--8-amino-7-oxononanoate transaminase, with the protein MNRNTSSDWIARSLRSVWHPCTQMQHHEEVPLIAVSHAKGPWLYDHEGRRYLDGISSWWVNLFGHANPRINAALKDQLDKLEHAMLAGFTHEPVIELSEQLAALTGHALGHAFYASDGASAVEIALKMSFHYWRNAGFPNKQEFVCLQGSYHGETIGALAVTDVALFKDAYGPLLRASRTVASPDARNAVDGESAQDVARRAIKDVETLFAEEGEKIAAIIVEPLVQCATGMAMHDPLYLQRLRELCDKYHVHLIADEIAVGCGRTGTFFACEQAAIWPDFLCLSKGISGGYLPLSLVLSTDKIYEAFYSQDITRGFLHSHSYTGNALACRAALATLQIFQEDDVLARNRETATRLMLEMAPLLEHERVTGFRQRGMILAFDAVEPDAKRASTFARRFFTTAVENELLLRPIGRTVYLMPPYVLDEEEIAGLAARTRIVFEKVIAE; encoded by the coding sequence TTGAACCGTAACACCTCGTCCGACTGGATCGCGCGCAGCCTGCGCAGCGTCTGGCACCCATGCACGCAGATGCAGCACCACGAAGAGGTGCCGCTGATCGCCGTCAGCCACGCCAAGGGGCCGTGGCTCTACGACCATGAAGGCCGGCGCTACCTGGACGGCATCAGCTCGTGGTGGGTCAACCTGTTCGGCCACGCCAACCCGCGCATCAACGCCGCGCTGAAGGACCAGCTGGACAAGCTGGAACATGCGATGCTGGCCGGTTTCACCCACGAGCCGGTGATCGAGCTGTCCGAGCAGCTGGCCGCCCTCACCGGCCATGCGCTGGGCCACGCCTTCTATGCCTCCGACGGCGCATCGGCGGTCGAGATCGCGCTCAAGATGAGCTTCCACTACTGGCGCAACGCCGGTTTCCCGAACAAGCAGGAGTTCGTCTGCCTGCAGGGCTCCTACCACGGCGAGACCATCGGCGCGCTGGCCGTCACCGACGTCGCCCTGTTCAAGGACGCCTACGGCCCGCTGCTGCGCGCTTCCCGCACCGTGGCCTCGCCGGACGCCCGCAATGCCGTCGACGGCGAGTCGGCCCAGGACGTGGCGCGCCGTGCGATCAAGGACGTCGAAACCCTGTTCGCGGAAGAGGGAGAGAAGATCGCCGCCATCATCGTCGAGCCGCTGGTACAGTGCGCGACCGGCATGGCGATGCATGACCCGCTCTACCTGCAGCGCCTGCGCGAGCTGTGCGACAAGTACCACGTGCACCTGATCGCCGACGAGATCGCGGTCGGCTGCGGCCGCACCGGCACCTTCTTCGCCTGCGAGCAAGCCGCCATCTGGCCGGACTTCCTCTGCCTGTCGAAGGGGATCAGCGGCGGCTACCTTCCGCTGTCGCTGGTGCTCAGCACCGACAAGATCTACGAAGCCTTCTACAGCCAGGACATCACGCGCGGCTTCCTGCACTCGCACTCCTACACCGGCAACGCCCTGGCCTGCCGCGCGGCGCTGGCGACGCTGCAGATCTTCCAGGAAGACGACGTGCTGGCCAGGAACCGCGAAACGGCCACCCGCCTGATGCTGGAAATGGCCCCGCTGCTCGAGCACGAACGCGTGACCGGCTTCCGCCAGCGTGGCATGATCCTGGCCTTCGACGCCGTCGAGCCGGATGCGAAGCGCGCCTCGACCTTCGCCCGCCGCTTCTTCACGACCGCGGTCGAGAACGAGCTGCTGCTGCGCCCGATCGGCCGCACCGTCTACCTGATGCCGCCGTATGTGCTCGACGAAGAAGAAATCGCCGGGCTGGCCGCGCGCACCCGCATCGTGTTCGAGAAGGTGATCGCGGAATGA
- a CDS encoding D-amino acid dehydrogenase — protein MQEIIVIGGGVVGLTSAWWLLEAGHKVTLLERAPQVGTGTSFSNGGQLSYRYVSPLADAGVPLKALQWLFQEYGPLRFKPQFDAHQWRWLAAFLANCRVDANRKTTHKLLELGELSRRAMVQLEPVVPPASFAWRESGKLVVYRTRQAFEAATAKPDASPTRQVWSAADCAAHEPALAAVAGQLQGGIYNSGEAVADCHAFCVVLAERIAAHPLFKGFVHGDAARLLSAGGKITGVATSAGLVQADAYVLAAGMQSRALAKTADIALPIYPLKGYSLTAPIRAGDVAPEISVTDFERKVLYARIGAKLRVAAMVDMVGEDLSLDARRLASLTRQVRETMPHAADYDSVTPWAGLRPATPNSAPIVGPSPYANLWLNIGHGPLGFTFACGTASVLADLVQGKAPPFSLEGLTLR, from the coding sequence ATGCAAGAAATAATCGTGATCGGCGGCGGGGTAGTCGGCCTGACTTCGGCCTGGTGGCTGCTCGAAGCGGGTCACAAGGTCACGCTGCTCGAACGTGCACCGCAAGTGGGCACCGGCACCAGCTTCAGCAATGGCGGCCAGCTCAGCTACCGCTACGTCTCGCCGCTGGCCGATGCCGGCGTGCCGCTGAAAGCGCTGCAGTGGCTGTTCCAGGAATACGGCCCGCTGCGCTTCAAGCCCCAGTTCGACGCCCACCAGTGGCGCTGGCTGGCGGCCTTCCTCGCCAACTGCCGCGTCGACGCCAACCGCAAGACCACCCACAAGCTGCTCGAGCTGGGCGAACTGTCGCGCCGAGCGATGGTCCAGCTCGAACCGGTGGTGCCGCCGGCGTCTTTCGCGTGGCGCGAGTCCGGCAAGCTGGTGGTGTATCGGACCCGTCAAGCCTTCGAGGCCGCCACCGCCAAACCCGATGCCTCCCCCACCCGCCAGGTCTGGAGCGCGGCCGACTGCGCGGCCCACGAACCGGCGCTGGCCGCCGTCGCCGGCCAGCTGCAGGGCGGCATCTATAACAGCGGCGAAGCGGTGGCCGACTGCCATGCCTTCTGCGTGGTGCTGGCCGAACGCATCGCCGCCCATCCGCTCTTCAAGGGTTTCGTGCATGGCGACGCCGCGCGCCTGCTCAGCGCCGGCGGCAAGATCACCGGCGTGGCGACCAGCGCCGGCCTGGTGCAAGCCGACGCCTACGTGCTGGCGGCCGGCATGCAGAGCCGCGCGCTGGCGAAGACTGCCGACATCGCGCTGCCGATCTATCCGCTGAAGGGCTACAGCCTGACGGCGCCGATCCGTGCGGGCGACGTGGCGCCGGAGATCAGCGTCACCGACTTCGAGCGCAAGGTGTTGTATGCACGCATCGGCGCCAAGCTGCGGGTTGCGGCCATGGTCGACATGGTGGGCGAAGACCTGAGCCTGGACGCGCGCCGCCTGGCGAGCCTGACGCGCCAGGTGCGCGAAACCATGCCGCATGCGGCCGACTACGACAGCGTCACGCCCTGGGCCGGCTTGCGCCCCGCGACCCCGAACAGCGCCCCGATCGTCGGCCCCTCGCCCTATGCGAACCTGTGGCTGAACATCGGCCACGGCCCGCTCGGCTTCACCTTCGCCTGCGGCACCGCCAGCGTGCTGGCCGACCTGGTGCAAGGCAAGGCCCCACCGTTCTCGCTCGAAGGCCTGACCCTGCGTTAA
- a CDS encoding YchJ family protein, translating into MPTPPSSGCPCGSNLPILRCCGPYIAGAELPPTAEALMRSRYTAYVMQVEDYLRATWHPSTRPDEPLIDKNEKIQWLGLEIKSALRLRQRKADLPEQLNHDTVEFVARFRVNGRAQRLHEISNFVREPETPGGVARWFYVDGSFPEQKAK; encoded by the coding sequence ATGCCTACCCCGCCCTCATCCGGTTGCCCCTGCGGCAGCAATTTGCCGATCCTGCGCTGCTGCGGCCCCTATATCGCAGGGGCCGAACTGCCGCCGACCGCCGAAGCACTGATGCGTTCGCGCTACACGGCCTATGTGATGCAGGTCGAAGATTACTTGCGCGCCACCTGGCACCCCAGCACCCGGCCCGACGAGCCCCTGATCGACAAAAATGAAAAGATTCAATGGCTCGGACTTGAGATAAAATCTGCTTTACGTTTACGTCAACGTAAAGCAGATCTGCCGGAACAGTTGAATCACGACACCGTCGAATTCGTCGCCCGCTTCAGGGTCAACGGCCGCGCGCAGCGGCTGCACGAGATCAGCAACTTCGTGCGCGAACCTGAAACGCCGGGCGGCGTGGCGCGCTGGTTCTATGTGGACGGCAGCTTCCCCGAGCAAAAAGCCAAGTAA
- the bioF gene encoding 8-amino-7-oxononanoate synthase, with translation MSTDLIAGLERQLDALADQSLTRRRRTADTACAPHQVVDGRSMLAFCSNDYLGLASHPRVIAALREGAELYGAGSGASHLVSGHSRAHALLEERLAAFEAPHLVDAKALYFCTGYMANLAVLTALGSDPDAMIFSEALNHASLIDGARLARAGVTVYPHGDVATLEAKLAASNATTKIVVTDSVFSMDGDLAPLPELLALCERHGAWLVVDDAHGFGVLGAHGRGALEHFKLRSPNLVYVGTLGKAAGVGGAFIAAHAAVIELMIQRARPYIYTTAAPPALAHALLASLDIIEGEEGAQRRTQLNGLIAQLDGELRLQRWQRPLSHTAIQPIVIGANEEALRVAGRLHAQGLWVPAIRPPTVAVGTARLRVTLCAAHTEHDVARLATTLNKLETEQLERTAP, from the coding sequence ATGAGCACTGACCTGATCGCGGGCCTCGAGCGGCAGCTGGACGCGCTGGCTGACCAAAGCCTGACGCGGCGCCGGCGCACCGCCGACACGGCCTGCGCGCCGCACCAGGTGGTCGACGGCCGATCGATGCTGGCCTTCTGCAGCAACGACTACCTCGGCCTGGCCTCGCATCCGCGCGTGATCGCGGCCCTGCGCGAAGGCGCGGAACTGTACGGCGCCGGCAGCGGCGCTTCGCACCTGGTGTCCGGTCACAGCCGCGCGCACGCGCTGCTGGAAGAAAGGCTGGCCGCATTCGAAGCGCCGCACCTGGTCGACGCGAAGGCGCTGTACTTCTGCACCGGCTACATGGCCAACCTCGCCGTCCTGACCGCACTGGGCAGCGATCCGGACGCCATGATCTTCTCGGAGGCGCTGAACCATGCCTCGCTGATCGATGGCGCCCGCCTGGCGCGCGCCGGCGTGACGGTCTATCCGCATGGCGATGTGGCGACTCTGGAAGCGAAGCTCGCAGCCAGCAACGCCACCACGAAAATCGTCGTCACCGACAGCGTGTTCAGCATGGACGGCGACCTGGCGCCGCTGCCGGAACTGCTGGCCCTGTGCGAACGCCATGGCGCCTGGCTGGTGGTCGACGATGCCCACGGCTTCGGCGTGCTGGGAGCGCACGGCCGTGGCGCGCTCGAGCATTTCAAGCTGCGCTCGCCCAACCTGGTCTACGTCGGCACGCTCGGCAAGGCCGCCGGCGTGGGCGGCGCGTTTATCGCGGCGCATGCCGCGGTGATCGAACTGATGATCCAGCGCGCCCGCCCCTACATCTACACGACGGCGGCCCCGCCCGCGCTGGCGCATGCGCTGCTGGCCAGCCTCGACATCATCGAGGGCGAGGAAGGCGCGCAGCGCCGCACGCAGCTGAACGGGCTCATCGCGCAGCTCGACGGCGAACTGCGGCTGCAGCGCTGGCAGCGTCCCCTTTCGCACACGGCGATCCAGCCGATCGTCATCGGCGCCAACGAGGAAGCGCTGCGCGTCGCAGGCCGCCTGCACGCGCAGGGCCTGTGGGTGCCGGCGATCCGGCCGCCGACCGTGGCCGTGGGCACGGCGCGCCTGCGCGTGACCCTGTGTGCCGCGCATACCGAACACGACGTGGCGCGGCTGGCCACGACACTCAACAAGCTTGAAACCGAGCAGCTGGAAAGGACCGCACCATGA
- a CDS encoding MFS transporter codes for MQTSQAKNPWLWVPSLYFGQAIPYIVANYLSVVMYKDMGISNTDIAFYTSLLYLPWVIKPLWSPLVDMFGSKRGWTVALQLAIAAALGAVGATLHLPAFFTVSLAVMWLMAFASATHDISADGFYMLGLRQQQQAAYVGVRSTFYRLATLMGQGPLVILVGALTTSLGDVHQAWAIVFFVLAGLFFALCAWHQAVLPRPSADHKAAEGTNPLRAFLATFGSFFGKRDIWLILGFILTFRLGEAQLLKLVAPFLKDAVAAGGLGLSNEQYGTAYGTIGIIALTIGGLFGGWLISRWGLKRCLWLMVVAVHLPDLVFVYLSSAQPQNLGVIAGFLAIEQFGYGFGFTAMMMYMIMVCEGPYKTAHYAICTGLMALGMMVPGMWSGKLQEMLGYQHFFVWTCLATVPAFIMAALVRIDPEFGKKQDA; via the coding sequence ATGCAGACATCGCAAGCAAAGAACCCATGGCTGTGGGTGCCCTCCCTGTACTTCGGCCAGGCGATCCCCTACATCGTCGCCAACTACCTGTCGGTCGTCATGTACAAGGACATGGGGATCTCCAACACCGACATCGCCTTCTATACCAGTCTGCTGTATCTGCCGTGGGTGATCAAACCCCTGTGGTCGCCGCTGGTCGACATGTTCGGTTCCAAGCGCGGCTGGACCGTCGCGCTGCAGTTGGCGATCGCGGCCGCCCTCGGCGCGGTCGGCGCGACCCTGCACCTGCCCGCCTTCTTCACGGTCAGCCTGGCCGTCATGTGGCTGATGGCCTTTGCTTCGGCCACCCATGACATCTCGGCCGACGGCTTTTATATGCTCGGCCTGCGCCAGCAGCAGCAGGCGGCCTACGTCGGCGTGCGCTCGACCTTCTACCGCCTGGCGACGCTGATGGGGCAGGGGCCGCTGGTGATCCTGGTCGGCGCCCTGACGACCTCGCTGGGCGATGTGCACCAGGCCTGGGCCATCGTGTTCTTCGTGCTGGCGGGCCTGTTCTTCGCGCTGTGCGCCTGGCACCAGGCGGTGCTGCCGCGACCAAGCGCCGACCACAAGGCGGCAGAGGGCACGAACCCGCTGCGCGCCTTCCTGGCCACTTTCGGCAGCTTCTTCGGCAAGCGCGACATCTGGCTGATCCTCGGTTTCATTTTGACCTTCCGCCTCGGCGAGGCCCAGCTGCTGAAACTGGTCGCGCCCTTCCTGAAGGATGCGGTGGCCGCGGGCGGCCTGGGCCTCAGCAACGAGCAGTACGGCACCGCCTACGGCACCATCGGCATCATCGCGCTGACCATCGGCGGCCTGTTCGGCGGCTGGCTGATCTCGCGCTGGGGCCTGAAGCGCTGCCTGTGGCTGATGGTGGTCGCGGTGCACCTGCCGGACCTGGTGTTCGTCTATTTATCCTCGGCCCAGCCGCAGAACCTGGGCGTGATCGCGGGCTTCCTGGCGATCGAGCAGTTCGGCTACGGCTTCGGCTTCACCGCCATGATGATGTACATGATCATGGTCTGTGAGGGGCCGTACAAGACCGCGCACTACGCGATCTGCACCGGCCTGATGGCGCTGGGGATGATGGTGCCGGGCATGTGGAGCGGCAAGCTGCAGGAGATGCTGGGCTACCAGCATTTCTTCGTCTGGACCTGCCTGGCGACCGTGCCGGCCTTTATCATGGCGGCGCTGGTGAGGATCGATCCCGAATTCGGAAAGAAACAGGATGCGTGA
- a CDS encoding serine hydrolase, translating to MEHGRRKLLGMALLGLIDPLMAATPAPGGAPAAVKASLDRELAAIAANPACELASLSVLAIRDGRIAYEGQFGRRFIGTPGAAGGLADQPVDAHTLFRIASISKMMTTLGLMRLVEEGKLSLDADVSAYLGFTLRNPHFPDQPIVLRQLLTHTSSLRDEAGYSWGVDTALKDVLDPGSRLYGEGRMWAANAGPGAYFTYCNLGWGVIGTIMERVTGERFDRLMRRLLVDPLGLHAGYNPSELPAADIANIATLYRKRTVDTEVWDANGPWIAQADDYSKAPPAAPPGIERYRIGTNATPFSPTGGLRISARDMGVVMRMLMNGGVHEGKRLLQQATLDRMFARQWTYDGKGGNGDSLDGLFNCWGLGNEQFPDDPATRTRLVEGGGFAAVGHLGDAYGLMSVFVADLKQRNGMVALVGGTSTDPLVYKGVYSSLARFQEQILTAMHRRAILVRA from the coding sequence ATGGAGCACGGCAGACGCAAGCTACTGGGCATGGCTTTATTGGGCCTGATCGATCCACTGATGGCCGCCACGCCGGCGCCGGGCGGCGCGCCGGCCGCCGTGAAGGCAAGCCTCGACCGCGAGCTGGCGGCGATCGCGGCGAATCCGGCCTGCGAGCTGGCCAGCCTGTCGGTGCTGGCGATCCGCGACGGCCGCATCGCCTACGAGGGCCAGTTCGGCCGGCGTTTCATCGGCACGCCGGGTGCGGCCGGCGGCCTGGCGGACCAGCCGGTCGACGCGCATACCCTGTTCCGCATCGCCTCGATCTCGAAGATGATGACCACGCTCGGCCTGATGCGCCTGGTCGAAGAGGGCAAGCTCAGCCTGGATGCCGACGTCTCCGCCTACCTCGGTTTTACGCTTCGCAATCCGCACTTCCCGGACCAGCCGATCGTCCTGCGCCAGCTGCTGACGCACACCTCGTCCCTGCGCGACGAAGCCGGCTATTCCTGGGGCGTGGATACGGCGTTGAAGGACGTCCTCGATCCCGGCAGCCGGCTGTATGGCGAAGGAAGGATGTGGGCGGCGAACGCCGGTCCGGGCGCCTATTTCACGTATTGCAACCTCGGCTGGGGCGTGATCGGCACCATCATGGAAAGGGTCACGGGCGAGCGCTTCGACCGCCTGATGCGGCGCCTGCTGGTCGATCCGCTGGGCCTGCACGCCGGGTATAACCCGTCCGAGCTGCCGGCCGCCGACATCGCCAACATCGCCACCCTGTACCGCAAGCGCACCGTCGACACCGAGGTCTGGGATGCGAACGGTCCCTGGATCGCCCAGGCCGACGACTACAGCAAGGCCCCGCCGGCGGCGCCGCCCGGCATCGAGCGCTACCGCATCGGGACGAACGCCACGCCCTTCAGCCCGACCGGCGGCCTGCGCATCTCGGCCCGCGACATGGGCGTCGTGATGCGCATGCTGATGAACGGCGGGGTACATGAAGGCAAACGCCTCCTGCAGCAGGCGACGCTGGACCGGATGTTCGCGCGCCAGTGGACCTACGATGGAAAAGGCGGCAACGGCGACAGCCTGGATGGGCTGTTCAATTGCTGGGGCCTGGGCAACGAGCAGTTCCCGGACGATCCCGCTACCCGCACGCGGCTGGTCGAAGGGGGCGGCTTCGCGGCGGTCGGCCACCTGGGCGACGCCTACGGATTGATGTCGGTATTCGTCGCCGACCTGAAGCAGCGCAACGGCATGGTCGCGCTGGTGGGCGGCACCTCGACCGATCCGCTCGTCTATAAAGGCGTGTATTCCTCGCTGGCGCGCTTCCAGGAACAGATCCTCACGGCGATGCACCGGCGCGCCATTCTGGTGCGCGCATGA
- a CDS encoding enoyl-CoA hydratase/isomerase family protein, protein MDTYDTLEITVADKVATITLNRPDVRNAFNETAIADLTMAFDEAGQDADIRAIVLAANGPAFCAGADLNWMKKMAGYSFEENEADALRLADMLRTIYFSPKPVVAKVQGACYAGGMGLVAACDIVVAAEGVNFCLSEVKLGLIPATISPYVIKAMGDQASRRYFLTAERFDAGCAQRLGLAHEVVPSEELDATVAGIVKALVNNSPNAVREAKKLVRDIAGLPIDDVLLADTAGRIAHIRASAEGREGVASFLEKRKPSWLTS, encoded by the coding sequence ATGGATACCTACGACACCCTCGAGATCACCGTTGCTGACAAGGTCGCGACCATCACCCTGAACCGTCCGGACGTGCGCAACGCCTTCAACGAGACCGCCATCGCCGACCTGACGATGGCCTTCGACGAAGCCGGCCAGGACGCGGACATCCGCGCCATCGTGCTGGCCGCGAACGGCCCGGCCTTCTGCGCCGGCGCCGACCTGAACTGGATGAAGAAGATGGCCGGCTACTCGTTCGAAGAGAACGAAGCCGACGCCCTGCGCCTGGCCGACATGCTGCGCACCATCTACTTCAGCCCGAAGCCGGTGGTGGCCAAGGTCCAGGGCGCCTGCTACGCCGGCGGCATGGGCCTGGTGGCGGCCTGCGACATCGTGGTCGCCGCCGAAGGCGTGAACTTCTGCCTGTCCGAAGTGAAGCTGGGCCTGATCCCCGCCACGATTTCCCCCTACGTCATCAAGGCGATGGGCGACCAGGCGTCGCGCCGCTACTTCCTGACCGCCGAGCGCTTCGACGCCGGTTGCGCGCAGCGCCTCGGCCTGGCGCATGAAGTCGTCCCGAGCGAAGAGCTGGACGCGACCGTCGCCGGCATCGTCAAGGCGCTGGTGAACAACAGCCCGAACGCCGTGCGCGAAGCGAAGAAGCTGGTGCGCGACATCGCCGGGCTGCCGATCGACGACGTGCTGCTGGCCGATACCGCCGGCCGCATCGCGCATATCCGTGCATCCGCCGAGGGACGCGAAGGGGTCGCGTCCTTCCTCGAAAAACGCAAACCCTCCTGGTTAACCAGTTAA
- the murQ gene encoding N-acetylmuramic acid 6-phosphate etherase, giving the protein MLNTETPAAEHASLDQYPTTELVNVLVDDQFKAVEAVRAAAPHIAAAVTAALPRMEAGGRLIYVGAGTSGRLGVLDSVELYPTFSWPHGRAVALLAGGSDAMFVAVEGAEDDLEQGAADLHGVNVGPDDVVLLIAASGGTPYVLGALRAARAAGALTIGFANNPDAPVANEAEIGVTLDTGPEAISGSTRLKAGTSQKIALNTFSSALMVRLNKVYGNLMVDLKATNAKLVRRAIRLTTFATGADEESARQVLEQCGFHVKVAIVALSRKIQVEQARALLDSANGSVRAALVS; this is encoded by the coding sequence ATGCTGAACACCGAAACCCCCGCCGCAGAACACGCTTCCCTGGACCAATATCCCACCACCGAGCTGGTGAACGTGCTGGTCGACGATCAGTTCAAGGCCGTAGAGGCCGTCCGCGCCGCCGCGCCGCACATTGCCGCCGCCGTCACGGCCGCGCTGCCGCGCATGGAAGCGGGCGGGCGCCTGATCTACGTCGGCGCCGGCACCTCGGGCCGCCTGGGCGTGCTCGACAGCGTCGAACTCTACCCGACCTTCTCCTGGCCCCACGGCCGCGCGGTGGCGCTGCTGGCCGGCGGCAGCGATGCGATGTTCGTCGCCGTCGAAGGCGCCGAGGATGACCTCGAACAGGGCGCTGCCGACCTGCACGGCGTGAACGTGGGGCCGGACGACGTGGTGCTGCTGATCGCGGCCTCCGGCGGCACGCCCTACGTGCTGGGCGCGCTGCGCGCCGCACGCGCGGCCGGGGCGCTGACCATCGGCTTCGCCAACAACCCGGATGCGCCGGTCGCGAACGAGGCGGAAATCGGCGTCACCCTGGACACCGGCCCGGAAGCCATCTCGGGCAGCACCCGCCTGAAAGCCGGCACCTCGCAAAAGATCGCGCTGAACACCTTTTCGAGCGCCTTGATGGTGCGTTTGAACAAGGTTTATGGCAACCTGATGGTAGACTTGAAGGCGACCAACGCCAAGCTGGTGCGCCGGGCGATCCGCCTGACGACCTTCGCCACCGGCGCCGACGAGGAGTCTGCGCGCCAGGTGCTGGAGCAGTGCGGCTTCCACGTCAAGGTCGCGATCGTGGCCTTGTCCAGGAAAATCCAGGTCGAGCAGGCGCGCGCCTTGCTGGACAGCGCGAACGGCAGCGTGCGCGCTGCCTTGGTTTCCTGA
- a CDS encoding carboxyl transferase domain-containing protein → MPQIDSKLNPRGEDFKTNAAAMQALVDDLRAKVALVAKGGGEAASSKHVARGKLLPRDRVQMLLDPGTPFLEFSQLAAYEMYEGAAPAAGIITGIGRVSGQECVIVCNDATVKGGTYYPMTVKKHLRAQEIAEQNKLPCIYLVDSGGANLPNQDDVFPDRDHFGRIFYNQANLSAKGIPQIAVVMGSCTAGGAYVPAMSDESIIVKDQGTIFLGGPPLVKAATGEVVSAEDLGGGDVHTRLSGVADHLAQNDTHALALARTIVSNLNRVKPQQGALREAQEPKYAREELYGVIPVDTRKPFDVREVIARIVDGSEFDEFKARYGTTLVCGFAHIFGMKVGIIANNGILFSESALKGTHFIELCCQRKIPLVFLQNITGFMVGRKYENEGIARNGAKMVTAVATAAVPKFTVIIGGSFGAGNYGMCGRAFSPRFLWMWPNARISVMGGDQAASVLATVKRDGIEARGGQWSPEEEAAFKQPIKDQYEHQGHPYFASARLWDDGVIDPADTRMVLGLGLSAALNAPIEDTKFGVFRM, encoded by the coding sequence ATGCCCCAGATCGACAGCAAACTCAACCCGCGCGGCGAGGATTTCAAGACCAATGCCGCAGCCATGCAAGCCCTGGTCGACGACCTGCGCGCCAAAGTCGCGCTGGTGGCCAAGGGCGGTGGCGAAGCGGCCAGCAGCAAACACGTCGCCCGCGGCAAGCTGCTGCCGCGCGACCGCGTGCAGATGCTGCTCGATCCGGGCACGCCCTTCCTCGAGTTCTCCCAGCTGGCGGCATACGAGATGTATGAGGGCGCCGCCCCCGCGGCCGGCATCATCACCGGCATCGGCAGGGTCAGCGGCCAGGAATGCGTGATCGTCTGTAACGACGCCACCGTCAAGGGCGGCACCTATTACCCGATGACGGTGAAAAAACACCTGCGCGCCCAGGAGATCGCCGAGCAGAACAAGCTGCCCTGCATCTACCTGGTCGATTCCGGCGGCGCCAACCTGCCGAACCAGGACGACGTGTTCCCCGACCGCGACCACTTCGGCCGCATTTTCTACAACCAGGCCAACCTGTCCGCCAAGGGCATCCCGCAGATCGCCGTGGTGATGGGTTCCTGCACCGCCGGCGGCGCCTACGTGCCGGCGATGAGCGACGAATCGATCATCGTGAAGGACCAGGGCACGATCTTCCTGGGCGGCCCGCCGCTGGTGAAGGCCGCGACCGGCGAAGTGGTCAGCGCCGAAGACCTGGGCGGCGGCGACGTCCACACGCGGCTGTCGGGCGTGGCCGACCACCTGGCGCAGAACGACACCCACGCGCTGGCGCTGGCCCGCACCATCGTCTCGAACCTGAACCGCGTGAAGCCACAACAAGGCGCGCTGCGTGAAGCACAAGAGCCGAAGTACGCCCGCGAAGAGCTGTACGGCGTGATCCCGGTGGACACCCGCAAACCCTTCGACGTGCGCGAGGTGATCGCCCGCATCGTCGACGGCAGCGAGTTCGACGAGTTCAAGGCCAGGTACGGCACCACCCTCGTCTGCGGCTTCGCCCACATCTTCGGCATGAAGGTCGGCATCATCGCGAATAACGGCATCCTGTTCTCGGAGTCGGCGCTGAAGGGCACCCACTTCATCGAGCTGTGCTGCCAGCGCAAGATCCCGCTGGTGTTCCTGCAAAATATCACCGGCTTCATGGTCGGCCGCAAGTACGAGAACGAAGGCATCGCCCGCAACGGCGCCAAGATGGTCACCGCCGTGGCGACCGCCGCGGTGCCGAAGTTCACCGTGATCATCGGCGGCTCCTTCGGCGCCGGCAACTACGGCATGTGCGGCCGCGCCTTCTCGCCGCGCTTCCTGTGGATGTGGCCGAACGCGCGCATCTCGGTGATGGGCGGCGACCAGGCCGCATCCGTGCTGGCCACCGTCAAGCGCGACGGCATCGAAGCCAGGGGCGGCCAGTGGTCGCCGGAAGAGGAAGCCGCGTTCAAGCAGCCGATCAAGGACCAGTACGAGCACCAGGGCCACCCCTATTTCGCCAGCGCGCGCCTGTGGGACGACGGCGTCATCGATCCAGCCGACACGCGCATGGTGCTGGGCCTGGGCCTGTCCGCCGCGCTGAACGCACCGATCGAAGACACGAAGTTCGGCGTATTCAGGATGTAA